The stretch of DNA CCACCGGGGGCAGGTGCGACGGGGGCTGCGGGAAGCCGAGACCGGGCAGCGCCGCGAGGCTGCGGCGGCGTGCCTCTGCGGCAGCGTCACCGTGCCCACGGCTGGCGTCGCGACCCCGAGACCACCTCACCGTGGAGGACCGAGGACGCTCGGGCGGTCGGGGTCCAGCAGCTCCGTCACGCCGTGCGCGTCGAGTCCGTCGAGGAGGCCGTCGACCCCCTCGGTCAGCTTCATCTCGAGCTCGTCGGGCAGGAGCGGCAGCATCGCGAGCAGGGCGACCTCACGACCGTCGTCGGTGCGGAAGGTCCGCGCCCCCTGCGGCAGCCGGAGCGGCGGGGCGAGCATGAGGCCGCAGAAGCGGGTGTCGTCGGCGTACGGCTCGGCCGGGTCGCCGTTCGGCAGCGAGTGCCAGGCACCCAGCCAGGTCTCGTACTCGTGGGGGAAGCGGGCGAGCACCTTCAGCGCGCGCACGGGCCAGTAGGAGCGCTCGTCGACCCAGGAGGCCTCGTCGACCGGCCAGTCCGGCGG from Aeromicrobium erythreum encodes:
- a CDS encoding suppressor of fused domain protein, yielding MDAVDRHLEQWVGPVETVFHEIVSDLVHVDVHLVPAGEGRPFHTLATSGMSDRRMTVPQDLQGQVPDRVEVMVMLPPDWPVDEASWVDERSYWPVRALKVLARFPHEYETWLGAWHSLPNGDPAEPYADDTRFCGLMLAPPLRLPQGARTFRTDDGREVALLAMLPLLPDELEMKLTEGVDGLLDGLDAHGVTELLDPDRPSVLGPPR